ATCAAGAGGGCTGGCAAAAAGCGACAATCTGGCGAAGGGGAGGATTATGTATGGATACGACGATCAACCGTTCGCAGCAAGGGAGACAAAAGCATCCTCCGGGATTGTACCTGTTGTTTTTTACAGAGCTGTGGGAGCGATTCAGCTATTATGGCATGCGCGCTCTCTTGACCCTTTATTTGACGACGGCGCTGGTGAGCGGCGGTCTCGGGTTTGAAAAGGGAGCGGCGATGAGCATTTACGGCTTTTTTACCGGGGCGGTCTACTTTACGCCGACGCTGGGCGGCTACCTCTCCGACCGCTATCTCGGCAGGCGGCTCGCGATTACGATCGGCGGGGTGACGATGGCTCTCGGCAATCTGCTGCTCTTCGCCTGGCAGAGCACGGCGGGCTTGTATCTGGGCCTGGCTCTTCTGATTATCGGAAACGGTTTTTTCAAGCCCACTATCTCGACGCTGGTCGGCGAGCTGTATCCGGCCGAAGACAAGCGGCGCGATGCGGCTTTTACGATTTTTTACATGGGCATCAACATCGGCGGATTTCTGGCCCCGCTGGTTTGCGGCTTTTTGGCGGAAGAATATTTTCGCACGGTGGCAGACGGCGTCGTGACCTACGGCTTCCGCTACGGTTTCCTGGCTGCCGCGCTTGGCATGGTGATCGGGCAGATCGCCTTTAACCTGCTGGGCGATCGTTATCTCGGGGAGATCGGCAAGAAACCGATCGGGAAAAGTGAAGCGCCCGAGATGCAGGAGGCCGCCAATCGGCCCTTGACGGCAAAAGAAAAGCAGCGGACGGCGGTCATTGTCATCCTGGCCTGCTTTGTCGTCTTTTTCTGGGCGGGGTTTGAGCAGGCGGGCAGCTCACTGACGCTGTACACGGATCTTTTAGTCGACCGCACCATCGGGGATTGGGAAGTGCCGACGTCCTGGTTTCAGTCGCTCAATCCGCTCTTTATCGTGACGCTTGCGCCGATCATCTCCATTCTCTGGGTCAAACTGGCCAACCGCAAACAGGGAGATTGGAGCATCCCGACGAAGATGGGGCTGGGCATGATCCTGCTGGGGCTCGGCTATATGGTGCTGCTGCTCGGCATCCTCCAGACCGGCAACGGCGATGCAGCAGCCAAGACGTCGATGCTAATCATCATCCTGACGTACTTCATGCATACACTCGGTGAGCTGTTCCTCTCGCCGGTCGGGCTGTCGATGGTAAGCAAAATCGCGCCGGTCAAACTGGCCTCCCTCCTGATGGGGATCTGGCTGGCGAGCTCGGGCGTCGCCAATGTTTTGGCGGGACAGCTGGCTGCCTACACGCAATCGCTGGGATATCTGGAGGTTTTCGGCCTGATCGGGCTGATGGCGATCATTCTCGGGGCGGTGCTGCTGCTCGTCTCGCGCAAGCTGGTGCAGATGATGGAATAGCATCCCGCCTGGCCGTCTAGCCGATGCTGATTCCGTGGCGGGCCAGGGTCTCGCACAGGACGCGAGCCATCAGATCGTAGCCGATGACATGAGGGTGCAGGCCGTCGTCAGCCAGTTCTGCCCGCAAGGTGAGGCCGTCGGAATCTGTCATGTGGGAGTGGTAGTCCACATAGATGACGTCTGCGGAGCGGGCGTAAGCCGACAGCGCTGCGTTGATGCGGACGACCAATTCATTACGCTCGCCGTTTCGGGCATAGCGGTCCATGCGGGTGGGGAGGAGCGAGCAGAGAATGGGCACAATACCATGCTGTCTGGAGAGAGCAGTCATCTGCTGCAAATCGGAGACGACTTCATGCTCGATTTCTTCCGCGCTCTTTCGGTCCTCCGGCAGCCATTCATCCAGCGCCCATGTATTGTTGATGCCGAGCAAAAGAATCACGTAGGCAGGACGGAGCTGTAGCACATCGGCCGCAAAACGCCGCAGGGCATGCGGCGTGGTGTCTCCGCCAATCCCCCGGTTGACGACGGCATGACCGTCTTTGCCAAAGTAGGTGGCGACATCCCACCAGTGGGTAATCGAATCGCCGAAGAAGAGAAAATCGATCGCCCGCCGATGATGCAAAAGCGCCTCGTTATGAAAATCGAATTCATGGCGGCGCCGGTCGGCGGGAGCGTCTATGCCAAACATGCCGGGTCTGATTACGGCAGGTCTTTTTGTATCCATCGTGCCTCACCTTTCTGCTGATGATTTATGGTTCTCGCCGGAGCGCGGCTCCTCTCCTTAAGAGTACCGCCCGCCATCGGGGATGTCCATCGAGGAGACGGCTTGGGACAAAAAAGACCGCCCGTTAGAAGGGGGCCAACGGGCGGCAATGGAGGACGATATGTCCATCGTAGGGTCTGACAATCCTTATCTTAGATTCTCCATGTTAAGAACAAATAGAGAAACGATAAAGGCTATGTAAAATTTTTGCAAGGGTGCGGCCGGATGCAAGGCCGATGCCCTTTTTTCTCGTTTTTCCACCTCTCGTAGACGAGCATCCAGACGAAGCGGGGGACTCTCTCATATCCTGGAAAAGGGAGCGACAGTTGCTAGCTCCTGTCGTTCACCTTGCATCACGACAGGGAGGGAATGCGGCATGAGCGGCATTGGCCACAACAACAACTTCATCTGGATCATCCTGATTATCGTGTTGATCTTCGCTTTCCTGGACGACTAAGAGCGGCCCGATCTCGGGCAGAAATGAGAGAAGACACTGTATTCCCTGCGGGTCAGGGGTACAGTGTCTTTTTTCGCTGAAAAAACTACGCTTTCAGATGCTGCAGGAACTGCCGCGTCCGCTCCTCGGCCGGGCGGGTAAAGAACTGCTCGGGTGCGCCGCGCTCGACGATGACGCCCTGATCCATAAAGATGATCTCATCGGCCACCTCGCGGGCAAACCCCATCTCATGGGTGACGACGATCATCGTCATTCCTTCCACTGCCAGCTCCTTCATGACCTTCAGCACTTCGCCGACCAGCTCCGGGTCCAGAGCGGAGGTCGGCTCGTCAAACAGCATGACCTGCGGGTCCATGGCCAGCGCCCGAGCGATGCCGACGCGCTGCTGCTGCCCCCCGGAAAGCTGTGCCGGGTAATGATCCAGCTTGTCCGCCAGTCCCACCTTGGTGAGCAGCTTGACCGCTTTTTCCTTTGCCCGCTCCGGCTTTTCTCCCTTTACCGTGACGGGACCTTCCATCACGTTTTGCAAGGCCGTCATATGGGGGAACAGATTGTAGCTTTGAAAGACCATTCCCGTTTGCTTGCGGAGCCGTTGGATGTCCTGCTTGGATACTTTTTTGGAAAAGTCCAGCTGGACGGAGCCGATTTGCACGCTTCCCTCGGAGGGGATCTCCAAGGCGTTCAGGCAGCGGAGCAGGGTCGTTTTCCCGGAGCCGGACGGTCCGATGATCACCACGACCTTGCCTTTGTCCACGCTGAGCGAGATGCCCTTCAGGACCTGCAGCTGGTGAAATTGCTTATGAAGATTGGAGATCGTAATCATGTACATGCTCCCCTTCTAGGCGACGTAGCGGTCAAGCCTGCTCTCGATCCGGTCCTGGATGGCAGCGAGAACGAGACAGATCATCCAGTAGATCAAGGCCGCCTCGGAATAGACCAGCAGCGGCTCATAGGTGGCAGCCGCGATCTCCTGCGCTTTCCGGAACATCTCCGGGACCAGAATGGCAGCCGCCAGCGACGTATCCTTGACCAGACTGATGTACGAATTGGACAGCGGCGGCACGGATACGCGGGCCGCCTGGGGCAGGATGATGCGCACCAGGGCCTGGCGGTAGCTCATGCCGATGGAATAGCCTGCTTCCCATTGTCCCTTTGGAATCGACAGGATGGCCGCGCGGACCACTTCGGATGCGTAGGCGCCGACGTTCAGGGAGAAACCGATCACGGCCGACGGAAACGGATCGATCGTCATGCCGATGCTGGGCAGTCCGTAAAAGATAATGAACAGTTGCACCAGCAGCGGCGTGCCGCGAATAATCGATACGTAGACGCGGGCGATGCCGGACAGCAGCTTGTTGCCGGAGATCCGGGCCAAAGCCGTGAGAATCGCGATGACCAGGCCAATGGCAAAGGAGACAAGCGAGAGCAAGAGAGAGAAGGTCAGTGCGCCTTTCAGGAGCGGCCAGAACGACGTCTGCGCGATCTCTATCCACCTGTCTACGCGCTCGGGATTCTCGAACAGGTTACTTAGAAACATCTGCACCAAACCATTTCTCGGAAATTTTGAGGAACGTGCCGTCTTGCATCATCTCGTCCAGCGCTTTGTTGACCGCCTCTACCAGATCGGTGCTGCCTTTGCGGAACAGGAAGCCGTTTTTGGCGCCGTCCGGGTGTTTGGCGACGATCTTGATTGGCGTATCCGGTTTTTGCTTCAGGAAGTCCAGGAGGGACAAGCCGTCATTGATCGTGATGTCCACACGCTTGGAGACGAGCAGGTCGATCGCCTGGTTGAAGCCTTCGACGCCGACGATCTCGGCGCCGTTCTGTTTGGCGATGTCGGTCAGATTGCTGGTCAGGGTCTGGGCTGCCTTCAGGCCTTTGATGCTGTCAAAGCCCGTGACGGTATTGTTGTCCTTATGCGTGACCAGGACGGCCGTGGATACCGTGTACGGATTGGAAAAATCGTATTTTTCCTGACGGTCGGGGCGAATGCCCACCTGGTTGGCGACGACGTCAAAGCGCTTGGCGTCCAATCCGGCGAACATGGCGTCCCACTGCGTTTCCTGGAATACTGGCTCGACTCCGAGACGTCTGGCTACTTCCGTAATCACCTCAACGTCGAATCCGGTCAGTTTGCCCGATTGGTCGTGAAAAGTAAAAGGCGCGTAGGTGCCTTCCGTTCCAATCACCAGCTTGCCTTCCGCTTTTACTTTATCCAGCAAGCTTTGTTCTGCCTTTTGCTCAGCAGGTGCCTGTTCAGGAGCAGGGGCCGGAGCGGCATTGTTGGATGAAGAACCGGAGCCTTGCGAGCCGCATCCCACAATTCCGAGCAACAGAGAAGAGATGAGTGCGGAGAACAATAATTTTTTCATAATGGAAACCCCCACTAAACCGATATGATTTTTGTTGAGAACATACTAAAAGGCTTTGCCTGTTTTGTCAATAAAAGAATTCCGCTCTTCCTTCGCCGCCCACGGTGTTCGCCTGCGTGGAGAAGCAGAAAAGTGGCAGATCTCTTTTCGCTGATGGAAAAAGAGATCCTGCCACCTGCTGCAATCATGATTTTACTTGGAAATATCCTGCCCAAACCATTTTTCGGAGATCTGCTTCAGCGTGCCGTCCGCATGCATGCCGTCCAAAATCTTGTTGATTTCTTCGACCAGCTCGGTGCTGCCTTTGCGGAACATGAAGCCGCACGGCAGACCTTCTTCTTTTACCTTCACGATCTTCACCGGCGTATCCGGTCTTTGCTTTAGAAAGTCGAGGACGGTCAGGTTGTCGTTCAGGACGACATCGACGCGCTTGGTCGAAATCAGCTCCATCGCGTTGTTGAAGTTATCGACCGCCACGATTTCGGCTTCCAGCTCGCGCGCCAGGTCAGCGTAGTTGCTGGTCAGCGATTGGCCCGCCTTCAGTCCTTTGATGTCCGCAAAGTCTTTTACGGTGGTATTGTCTTTGTGCGTCACCAGTACCGCACGGGAGATGGAATACGGCGTAGAGAAGTCGTATTTTTCCTGGCGGTCGGGGCGAATGCCGACCTCATTGGCAATCAGATCAAAACGCTTGGAGTCCAGTCCGGCGAACATCGCATCCCACTGTGTCTCCTGGAATACGGGTTCTACCCCGAGCCGCTTGGCTACTTCCGTGATGACCTCCACGTCGTATCCGGTCAACTTGCCGGATTGGTCGTGGAAAGTGAAGGGCGCGTAGGTGCCCTCCGTGCCGATCACCAGCTTGCCTTCCGCCTTTACTTTTTCCAGCAGATTTTGCGGAGCGGCAGCGGACTGATCCGGAGCCGCGGATTGATCGGGATTGGCTGGTGCAGAAGAACTGCCGCAACCTGTAATTCCGAGCAATAACGTCGAAATTAAGGCTGAAAACAGAAGTTTTTTCATCGTGAATCCCCCAGTAAGTTGATATGCTTTTATGGGATCATACTAAAAGTCTTTTTCTCTTTTGTCAACGTCTTTGTCTGCGAAAAACTTCCCCTTCTAAAAAGGATGTCCATTTGATATGCTTTACTATGTCCCACGGACGCGAGAGTTCGGAATCCCCACCTCTCGTAAAACAAAACTAGGGGGGAGCAGTCCATGCCTGAAGTCTGTCTTTTGGAAGCCGCTCTCCTGTATTTGCAGGGGCGGCTTTTTTGGTTGTGTATCAAATAAACAGGCACAAATCGGGCCGGGCAAGGCTGCTCTTCGCTGCAAGGAGGAGTGGCCCCATGCTTATACACAGTTTGTAACCGTTGTCCGGCATACATTCCTTTTTCGTCGGTTGGAACAAAAATCGTCAAAAATATTTTAGTAGAGGGGAACGAGAAGACAATGGCAACGGTCGAACACAATCACAGCAAGTACAACAATCTCCGCTTCGATACACAGGATGAAACGGCGATTTTGGTAGATATTCTGGAGACGATCCCGTATGAATACGTCGGGAAACGGACCGAAATCATGATGCCGACCAGCGAATTCACCTCGGTATGTCCGTGGTCGGGCCTGCCGGATTTTGCGGAACTTCGCATTCACCTGATCCCGGGAGAAAAGCTGATCGAGATGAAGTCGCTGAAATACTACCTGACCTCGTACCGCAATGTAGGCATCTATCAGGAGCATGCGACCAATCGCATCTTAAACGACCTGGTGGCCTGCTGCGAACCGCTCTACATGCGCATCGAAGCCATCTGGAACGCACGCGGCGGCCTGGGCACAGAAGTCGTGGTTGAGTATAAGAAAGAAGAAGCGTAAAATAGGGACGTACAACCAAGCCCCCGTCTGTTCCAAGCGGGGGCTGCATCATCATTGCCGCTGGGTAGAGCGAAGGAGAAGAATCCGATGTTAAACGATTGGCGCATGTATACAGATGCGAGCGGTGTCGATCAAAATCATACAGCATGGCATGAGGTCTTAAAGGAAATCGCCCAGTTGAACGGGACGACCCACACCCTGGTTCATGCGGCATACGGCGACCATGTGGATCTGGTCGTCGCCGGAGGAAATCAAGGGATGGTGCTGGTGCAGTGGAAGGAGCATGAGCCGGCCGAGCGCCATTTTGTCCTGACGGCGGACAAGCCCGATGGGGTGATGAATACATTGAGGATCGAGGGGGCCGATGTCCCTTTTCCGGCAGCCTGGTGTGTGCCTCTGGAACAGGTTATCCCGATCGCCGGCGATCTGTTGCGCACATGTGAAAAAGGAGAGCCGCGCGAGCTTGCCTGGATCGCCGTAGAGGCTTAGCGGGGAGGAACCATACAGATGGAAATGTCATTGCTGCTTCAGTCGATTCTCCTGATGGGCGCCATTATCGGGATCGGGAGTGCCATTGGATATCGACATCCGCTGACGGGGGATTCCCGTCAGCTCATCATCACGATCATCGTCAATGTGGCGATGCCGTGCATTATTTTGGACGGCGTGTTCCAAACGCCGATCGACAGTCAGACCTTGACGCAAATTATTGCAATTTTTGCGATTTCCGTACTATTAAATTGTTTCGGAATAGGGATGGGATGGCTGGGGGCGCGCACCCTGCCGCTGCCGGAAAAGAAACGGCGGGAGATGGCGATCCTGTCCGGGCTGGGCAACACCGGGTTTATCGGCCTGCCGCTGTGCGCGGCGCTATTTGGTCCAAAAGGGGCGCTCTTGGCTGCTGTTTTTGACGCTGGCGTGGATGTCGTCATGTGGACCGTCGCCGTCATGATGCTGCAAGACAAAAGCTCGTTCAATCTCAAAGGGCTCAAGGCCATGATCAATATCCCGATGGTCGCCATCGTCCTCGGACTCGGTTCCGCGATGCTCGGGTTCATGCCGCCTCAGCCGGTGAAGGATTTGGTCGGCACTCTGGCCAAACTGGCCTCGCCACTGGCGATGATGTACATCGGCATGCTGCTGCCGCTTTTGCTGCGCAAGAAGCCGCAGGTGTCTCTGCCTGTCATCGGCTTGCCGCTGACCTTCAAGCTCTTTGTCTTTCCGCTCACCGCGGCCATGCTGCTTTCGCTGCTTCCTCTGGATGCGGAGATCACCCGGGTTACGGTCATTCAGGTCGCCATGCCTACGCTGACCATGGCCTCGATTCTTTTCGCCCGTTATGCCGCAGATGAGGAGATGGGCGCGATGACCACGGTCTTTTCCACGCTCCTCGCACTCTTGAGCATCCCTGCGGTGATCATGGTCGGTAATTTCTTCTTGCATTAACGGGCACGCTTCCAAATACAGATTTCTTTTGCTCCGATTGAAACATTTGGCTGCCGGGTAAAGTCAAACAAGGTAAATCGGCTGTATATAATGGAGGAATGCAACATGAGAGGGAAAAAGGCGATCGCTTGTCTGCTCGGACTGCAGCTGGTGGCGGCTTTGCCCGTCACCGCCGCCGTCAGCGGGCAAGCCAAGGTGCCGGCGAATCCGCCGACCGTGCAGGTGACTGTCAACGGGCATGTCACCCAGCTACAGAAACCATCGATCATCATTGGCGGTAGCACCTACATGGCGATAGAGGATTTGACCCATTTGCTTCATGCAAAATGGCAGGCGAAAGGGCAGAGCGGGGTCGAGGTCACCCTGCGGACGGGAGTCATCCTCTCCTTTCAGCTGAACACCAAACGCGCCGCGGTAGGGGATAAATGGACAGAGATCGGTGCGGGCGCGATTTCGCACAACAAGCAAGTCTATTTGCCGCTCCGCTGGGTGATTGAGCAGGCGGGCCATGAGTTGAAGTGGAATTCCCAAACGAGGACGGTGGAAATCGTGGCACCTGAGGGCTATGA
This sequence is a window from Brevibacillus composti. Protein-coding genes within it:
- a CDS encoding amino acid ABC transporter substrate-binding protein translates to MKKLLFSALISTLLLGITGCGSSSAPANPDQSAAPDQSAAAPQNLLEKVKAEGKLVIGTEGTYAPFTFHDQSGKLTGYDVEVITEVAKRLGVEPVFQETQWDAMFAGLDSKRFDLIANEVGIRPDRQEKYDFSTPYSISRAVLVTHKDNTTVKDFADIKGLKAGQSLTSNYADLARELEAEIVAVDNFNNAMELISTKRVDVVLNDNLTVLDFLKQRPDTPVKIVKVKEEGLPCGFMFRKGSTELVEEINKILDGMHADGTLKQISEKWFGQDISK
- a CDS encoding Imm1 family immunity protein: MLNDWRMYTDASGVDQNHTAWHEVLKEIAQLNGTTHTLVHAAYGDHVDLVVAGGNQGMVLVQWKEHEPAERHFVLTADKPDGVMNTLRIEGADVPFPAAWCVPLEQVIPIAGDLLRTCEKGEPRELAWIAVEA
- a CDS encoding AEC family transporter, which translates into the protein MEMSLLLQSILLMGAIIGIGSAIGYRHPLTGDSRQLIITIIVNVAMPCIILDGVFQTPIDSQTLTQIIAIFAISVLLNCFGIGMGWLGARTLPLPEKKRREMAILSGLGNTGFIGLPLCAALFGPKGALLAAVFDAGVDVVMWTVAVMMLQDKSSFNLKGLKAMINIPMVAIVLGLGSAMLGFMPPQPVKDLVGTLAKLASPLAMMYIGMLLPLLLRKKPQVSLPVIGLPLTFKLFVFPLTAAMLLSLLPLDAEITRVTVIQVAMPTLTMASILFARYAADEEMGAMTTVFSTLLALLSIPAVIMVGNFFLH
- a CDS encoding protease complex subunit PrcB family protein, yielding MRGKKAIACLLGLQLVAALPVTAAVSGQAKVPANPPTVQVTVNGHVTQLQKPSIIIGGSTYMAIEDLTHLLHAKWQAKGQSGVEVTLRTGVILSFQLNTKRAAVGDKWTEIGAGAISHNKQVYLPLRWVIEQAGHELKWNSQTRTVEIVAPEGYDQFKQVDFASLTQEEKDFVQKAKGRAGVHQLGDLYVIARGQSPNPGYGIEVVGTEWSWEQLKVYVRLTKPEPGRMYAQVISYPYVLVKVKLPPYTTLVVLDADTQQPLFEGAEGI
- a CDS encoding amino acid ABC transporter substrate-binding protein, producing the protein MKKLLFSALISSLLLGIVGCGSQGSGSSSNNAAPAPAPEQAPAEQKAEQSLLDKVKAEGKLVIGTEGTYAPFTFHDQSGKLTGFDVEVITEVARRLGVEPVFQETQWDAMFAGLDAKRFDVVANQVGIRPDRQEKYDFSNPYTVSTAVLVTHKDNNTVTGFDSIKGLKAAQTLTSNLTDIAKQNGAEIVGVEGFNQAIDLLVSKRVDITINDGLSLLDFLKQKPDTPIKIVAKHPDGAKNGFLFRKGSTDLVEAVNKALDEMMQDGTFLKISEKWFGADVSK
- the queF gene encoding preQ(1) synthase, whose translation is MATVEHNHSKYNNLRFDTQDETAILVDILETIPYEYVGKRTEIMMPTSEFTSVCPWSGLPDFAELRIHLIPGEKLIEMKSLKYYLTSYRNVGIYQEHATNRILNDLVACCEPLYMRIEAIWNARGGLGTEVVVEYKKEEA
- a CDS encoding amino acid ABC transporter ATP-binding protein produces the protein MITISNLHKQFHQLQVLKGISLSVDKGKVVVIIGPSGSGKTTLLRCLNALEIPSEGSVQIGSVQLDFSKKVSKQDIQRLRKQTGMVFQSYNLFPHMTALQNVMEGPVTVKGEKPERAKEKAVKLLTKVGLADKLDHYPAQLSGGQQQRVGIARALAMDPQVMLFDEPTSALDPELVGEVLKVMKELAVEGMTMIVVTHEMGFAREVADEIIFMDQGVIVERGAPEQFFTRPAEERTRQFLQHLKA
- a CDS encoding GDSL-type esterase/lipase family protein, producing the protein MDTKRPAVIRPGMFGIDAPADRRRHEFDFHNEALLHHRRAIDFLFFGDSITHWWDVATYFGKDGHAVVNRGIGGDTTPHALRRFAADVLQLRPAYVILLLGINNTWALDEWLPEDRKSAEEIEHEVVSDLQQMTALSRQHGIVPILCSLLPTRMDRYARNGERNELVVRINAALSAYARSADVIYVDYHSHMTDSDGLTLRAELADDGLHPHVIGYDLMARVLCETLARHGISIG
- a CDS encoding amino acid ABC transporter permease: MFLSNLFENPERVDRWIEIAQTSFWPLLKGALTFSLLLSLVSFAIGLVIAILTALARISGNKLLSGIARVYVSIIRGTPLLVQLFIIFYGLPSIGMTIDPFPSAVIGFSLNVGAYASEVVRAAILSIPKGQWEAGYSIGMSYRQALVRIILPQAARVSVPPLSNSYISLVKDTSLAAAILVPEMFRKAQEIAAATYEPLLVYSEAALIYWMICLVLAAIQDRIESRLDRYVA
- a CDS encoding peptide MFS transporter, producing MDTTINRSQQGRQKHPPGLYLLFFTELWERFSYYGMRALLTLYLTTALVSGGLGFEKGAAMSIYGFFTGAVYFTPTLGGYLSDRYLGRRLAITIGGVTMALGNLLLFAWQSTAGLYLGLALLIIGNGFFKPTISTLVGELYPAEDKRRDAAFTIFYMGINIGGFLAPLVCGFLAEEYFRTVADGVVTYGFRYGFLAAALGMVIGQIAFNLLGDRYLGEIGKKPIGKSEAPEMQEAANRPLTAKEKQRTAVIVILACFVVFFWAGFEQAGSSLTLYTDLLVDRTIGDWEVPTSWFQSLNPLFIVTLAPIISILWVKLANRKQGDWSIPTKMGLGMILLGLGYMVLLLGILQTGNGDAAAKTSMLIIILTYFMHTLGELFLSPVGLSMVSKIAPVKLASLLMGIWLASSGVANVLAGQLAAYTQSLGYLEVFGLIGLMAIILGAVLLLVSRKLVQMME